The Microbacterium paraoxydans genome includes a window with the following:
- a CDS encoding polyprenyl synthetase family protein: protein MTSSPSAPGSRLASRLGFSDRVFVGPAARRIARTIEDGLELVETGLADDVRVADPLADAASRYLYEAGGKRIRPVLTLLAAQLGDGNTREVIDVAKALEITHLGSLYHDDVMDGADRRRGVPAAQTVWGNNIAILTGDILFSRASQLMSRLGERAIRLQADTFERLVLGQMHETLGPQPDDDPIAFYIQVLADKTGSLIAAATQGGVIFSNAPAEYEEPLRVYGEKIGVAFQLLDDVIDLSAKPEETGKVPGTDLRAGVPTMPYLLLKAEDDDAAADLAARIDDGVALIADGADPAILDGPLDELRDHAVTQKTLELAHAWTQEAIDALTALPRGTVREALTRFAETLAERSS from the coding sequence GTGACTTCGAGCCCCAGCGCCCCGGGTTCGCGACTCGCGAGCCGTCTCGGCTTCAGCGATCGCGTCTTCGTCGGTCCCGCCGCGCGTCGCATCGCCCGCACCATCGAAGACGGACTGGAGCTGGTCGAGACCGGGCTCGCGGACGACGTGCGTGTCGCCGACCCCCTCGCCGACGCCGCCAGCCGCTATCTGTACGAGGCCGGCGGCAAGCGCATCCGCCCCGTCCTCACGCTGCTCGCGGCCCAGCTCGGCGACGGCAACACCCGAGAGGTGATCGACGTCGCGAAGGCGCTGGAGATCACGCACCTCGGCTCGCTGTACCACGACGACGTCATGGACGGCGCGGACCGCCGCCGCGGTGTCCCCGCCGCGCAGACGGTGTGGGGCAACAACATCGCCATCCTCACCGGCGACATCCTCTTCTCGCGCGCCAGCCAGCTCATGTCGCGGCTCGGCGAGCGCGCCATCCGGCTCCAGGCCGACACGTTCGAGCGCCTCGTCCTCGGGCAGATGCACGAGACCCTCGGTCCGCAGCCGGACGACGACCCGATCGCGTTCTACATCCAGGTGCTCGCGGACAAGACCGGTTCGCTGATCGCGGCGGCCACCCAGGGCGGCGTGATCTTCTCGAACGCCCCGGCGGAGTACGAGGAGCCGCTGCGCGTCTACGGCGAGAAGATCGGCGTCGCCTTCCAGCTCCTCGACGACGTGATCGACCTGTCGGCCAAGCCCGAGGAGACGGGCAAGGTCCCGGGCACCGACCTGCGCGCGGGCGTCCCGACCATGCCATACCTCCTGCTCAAGGCGGAGGACGATGACGCCGCAGCCGACCTCGCCGCCCGCATCGACGACGGTGTGGCCCTCATCGCCGACGGCGCCGACCCGGCGATCCTCGACGGACCGCTGGACGAGCTCCGCGACCACGCCGTCACCCAGAAGACCCTCGAGCTCGCCCACGCGTGGACGCAGGAGGCGATCGACGCCCTCACCGCCCTTCCGCGCGGCACCGTGCGCGAAGCGCTCACCCGATTCGCCGAGACCCTCGCCGAGCGCTCCAGCTGA
- a CDS encoding bifunctional lysylphosphatidylglycerol flippase/synthetase MprF, which produces MTSERPSSARLLFGALRTTPATLTMIGLVLLTGVVWQGLWRPFEDSALFPAVAYGLPSLAEGKWWTPVTGTFFVNQPWVYLFTIAGFWGMGYLEHRRGTRVALAYFTVGQLFAIFATALFLLLVSQLPWAWAQTQAQALDVGASGGTMACIAAAVGLFRPPWRVRAWLVLLGFVFVAMMFWGKLADLEHLFAVLLILFVDRSLRVRRTTVREQRLIAVMAVLTLVAIEIITVLVPTDGPFGPTDPASGGFIDTAIDVAVILVIANGLRRGRRWAWVVAVILGPLNVLAATLVLVLIILTSEAQLEMVIDAETELTLATGVLWALVLVYLVAVRRAFRARRTTALGRQPAPTADELRRELRAHGGGTLSWMTTWEGNGYARVDGGIVAYQRRNGVALALADPIGPAEFRAAAVRDFIRTAEDAGLVPCFFSADEATREAVPETWRSLVVADDTIVDLPGLTFTGKRWQPVRTSLNRAGREQMTFRLTHLAAETWGLRQQLRAISEAWVGDKDLPEMRFTLGTLEEAEDPEVRLALAIAPNGDVDGFLSWLPVYGEGGVVRGWTLDLMRRREGGFGPVMEYLIGASAQQFSEEGAQIMSLSGAPLAHDYPPDAGVIAALSERLADALEPVYGFRSLHRFKEKFHPRYETLYLLFRDESDLTRIGGALTRAFLPDATLRQFAGAGVELVRGER; this is translated from the coding sequence ATGACCTCGGAGCGCCCCTCGTCGGCCCGCCTCCTGTTCGGGGCCCTGCGGACCACGCCGGCGACGCTGACGATGATCGGTCTCGTGCTGCTCACAGGCGTGGTCTGGCAGGGGCTGTGGCGGCCGTTCGAGGACTCGGCCCTCTTCCCCGCCGTCGCCTACGGGCTGCCGAGCCTGGCTGAGGGCAAGTGGTGGACGCCGGTCACGGGGACGTTCTTCGTCAACCAGCCCTGGGTGTACCTCTTCACCATCGCCGGGTTCTGGGGTATGGGCTACCTGGAGCACCGCCGCGGCACCCGGGTCGCCCTCGCCTACTTCACGGTCGGACAGCTCTTCGCGATCTTCGCGACGGCTCTGTTCCTGCTGCTGGTGTCGCAGCTGCCGTGGGCGTGGGCGCAGACCCAGGCGCAGGCCCTCGACGTCGGCGCGTCCGGCGGCACCATGGCGTGCATCGCCGCCGCCGTCGGGCTCTTCCGTCCGCCGTGGCGGGTGCGCGCGTGGCTGGTGCTCCTCGGATTCGTGTTCGTCGCGATGATGTTCTGGGGAAAGCTGGCCGACCTGGAGCATCTGTTCGCGGTGCTGCTCATCCTCTTCGTCGACCGGAGCCTGCGCGTGCGGCGCACGACGGTCCGGGAGCAGCGGCTGATCGCCGTGATGGCCGTGCTCACGCTCGTGGCCATCGAGATCATCACGGTCCTCGTGCCGACCGATGGCCCGTTCGGCCCCACGGACCCGGCATCGGGCGGATTCATCGACACGGCGATCGACGTCGCGGTGATCCTGGTCATCGCGAACGGCCTGCGGCGCGGTCGCCGCTGGGCGTGGGTCGTCGCCGTCATCCTCGGACCTCTCAACGTGCTGGCCGCCACCCTCGTGCTGGTCCTCATCATCCTCACGAGCGAAGCACAGCTCGAGATGGTGATCGACGCGGAGACCGAGCTCACGCTTGCCACGGGCGTGCTCTGGGCTCTCGTGCTCGTGTATCTCGTCGCGGTGCGGCGGGCGTTCCGCGCACGGCGCACGACGGCTCTGGGCCGGCAGCCCGCCCCGACCGCAGACGAACTCCGGCGCGAACTGCGGGCGCACGGCGGGGGCACCCTGTCCTGGATGACGACCTGGGAGGGCAACGGCTACGCCCGCGTGGACGGCGGGATCGTGGCCTATCAGCGCCGCAACGGCGTCGCCCTGGCCCTCGCCGACCCGATCGGGCCGGCGGAGTTCCGTGCGGCGGCGGTGCGCGACTTCATCCGCACGGCCGAGGACGCCGGACTCGTGCCGTGCTTCTTCAGTGCGGACGAGGCGACGAGAGAGGCGGTCCCGGAGACCTGGCGCAGCCTGGTGGTGGCGGACGACACGATCGTCGACCTCCCGGGTCTCACCTTCACCGGCAAGCGCTGGCAACCGGTGCGCACCTCCCTCAACCGGGCGGGGCGGGAGCAGATGACCTTCCGGCTCACCCACCTCGCCGCGGAGACCTGGGGCCTGCGGCAGCAGCTCCGCGCGATCTCGGAGGCGTGGGTCGGCGACAAGGACCTTCCGGAGATGCGGTTCACGCTCGGGACCCTGGAGGAGGCGGAGGACCCCGAGGTCCGCCTCGCGCTCGCGATCGCTCCGAACGGCGACGTCGACGGCTTCCTCTCCTGGCTGCCCGTGTACGGGGAGGGCGGGGTGGTGCGCGGCTGGACCCTCGACCTCATGCGACGCCGCGAGGGCGGTTTCGGACCGGTGATGGAGTACCTGATCGGCGCCTCCGCCCAGCAGTTCTCGGAGGAGGGCGCCCAGATCATGTCGCTCTCCGGCGCTCCGCTCGCCCACGACTACCCGCCGGACGCGGGCGTGATCGCCGCGCTGAGCGAGCGCCTGGCCGACGCGCTCGAGCCCGTCTACGGCTTCCGTTCGCTGCACCGCTTCAAGGAGAAGTTCCACCCCCGCTACGAGACCCTCTACCTCCTCTTCCGCGACGAGAGCGACCTCACCCGTATCGGCGGAGCCCTCACCCGGGCCTTCCTCCCCGATGCCACGCTGCGGCAGTTCGCCGGGGCGGGGGTGGAGCTCGTCCGCGGGGAGCGCTGA
- a CDS encoding DsbA family protein, with the protein MKTPVKATLIAVAVAVVLLVVGIVYALSQQPAQPDPEAGEKLPTVRTDSHVLDEGGPDAVTVVEFLDFECEACGAFYPIVEELRATYDGDIRYVTRYFPLPGHVNSTQAALAAEAAAQQGRYEDMFHRLFETQAQWGEQSTETPEVFRAFAEELGLDLAAYDAAVADPATLARVQQDKRDGERLGVSSTPTFFVDGEKVELVEWNDLEEAIAAAVAE; encoded by the coding sequence ATGAAGACCCCCGTCAAGGCGACCCTCATCGCCGTCGCCGTCGCCGTCGTGCTGCTCGTCGTCGGCATCGTCTATGCCCTCAGCCAGCAGCCCGCGCAGCCCGATCCCGAGGCCGGCGAGAAGCTGCCGACCGTCCGCACCGACTCCCACGTGCTCGACGAGGGCGGCCCCGACGCCGTCACGGTCGTCGAGTTCCTCGACTTCGAGTGCGAGGCCTGCGGCGCGTTCTACCCGATCGTGGAGGAGTTGCGCGCCACCTACGACGGCGACATCCGGTACGTCACCCGGTACTTCCCCCTGCCCGGGCACGTGAACTCGACCCAGGCCGCGCTGGCCGCCGAAGCCGCCGCGCAGCAGGGCCGCTACGAGGACATGTTCCACCGCCTGTTCGAGACCCAGGCGCAGTGGGGCGAGCAGTCGACGGAGACGCCGGAGGTGTTCCGCGCGTTCGCCGAGGAGCTCGGGCTCGACCTGGCCGCGTACGACGCCGCGGTCGCCGATCCGGCGACCCTCGCCCGTGTGCAGCAGGACAAGCGCGACGGCGAGCGGCTGGGCGTGAGCAGCACCCCGACCTTCTTCGTCGACGGCGAGAAGGTCGAGCTCGTCGAGTGGAACGACCTGGAGGAGGCGATCGCCGCGGCCGTCGCCGAGTGA
- a CDS encoding FAD-dependent oxidoreductase produces MTKLRLAIVGAGPAGIYAADILLKAERKFDVSIDLFEQLPAPYGLVRYGVAPDHPRIKGIITALRDVLDRGDIRLFGNVRFGEDITLDDLKKHYNAVIFATGAIRDTSLDIPGIDAVGSYGAADYVSWFDGHPDVPREWPLDAASVAVLGNGNVALDVSRMLAKHAEDLLVTEVPENVYEGLKASAVTDVHVFGRRGPAQVKFTPLELRELGELRDVDMVVYDEDFDYDEASKDAVASNKQVMVIDRILQSWRKRDSVNNAGGTASRRLHLHFWARPVEVRTDENGRVAALVYERTQPDGQGGAVGTGELREVPVQALYRAIGYFGSPLPGVPFDKKHGVIPNHEGQVLAKDSNDRVPGVYATGWIKRGPVGLIGHTKSDAMETVRHLINDQGSWWHPEDPSEEAIPALLAERGVAWTDLDGWHRLDEHEISLGAPQERARVKVVPREEMVRVSRGE; encoded by the coding sequence ATGACCAAGCTGAGACTGGCCATCGTCGGCGCCGGCCCCGCGGGCATCTACGCCGCGGACATCCTGCTGAAGGCCGAGCGCAAGTTCGACGTGTCCATCGACCTGTTCGAGCAGCTCCCCGCCCCCTACGGGCTCGTCCGGTACGGCGTCGCCCCCGACCACCCCCGCATCAAGGGCATCATCACCGCCCTGCGCGACGTGCTCGACCGTGGCGACATCCGCCTCTTCGGCAACGTTCGGTTCGGCGAGGACATCACGCTCGACGACCTCAAGAAGCACTACAACGCGGTCATCTTCGCCACCGGGGCGATCCGTGACACGTCGCTGGACATCCCCGGCATCGACGCGGTGGGCTCCTACGGCGCCGCCGACTACGTGAGCTGGTTCGACGGACACCCCGACGTGCCGCGCGAGTGGCCGCTGGACGCCGCGTCGGTGGCGGTCCTCGGCAACGGCAACGTCGCCCTCGACGTCTCCCGCATGCTCGCGAAGCACGCGGAGGACCTCCTCGTCACCGAGGTCCCCGAGAACGTGTACGAGGGGCTCAAGGCGAGCGCCGTCACGGACGTGCACGTGTTCGGCCGCCGCGGGCCGGCCCAGGTGAAGTTCACGCCGCTGGAGCTCCGCGAGCTGGGGGAGCTGCGCGACGTCGACATGGTCGTCTACGACGAGGACTTCGACTACGACGAGGCCTCGAAGGACGCGGTCGCGAGCAACAAGCAGGTCATGGTCATCGACCGCATCCTGCAGTCCTGGCGCAAGCGCGACTCCGTCAACAACGCCGGCGGCACCGCCTCGCGCCGCCTGCACCTGCACTTCTGGGCGCGCCCGGTCGAGGTGCGCACCGACGAGAACGGCCGTGTCGCGGCCCTCGTGTACGAGCGCACCCAGCCGGACGGTCAGGGTGGTGCGGTCGGCACCGGAGAGCTGCGTGAGGTACCCGTGCAGGCGCTGTATCGCGCGATCGGCTACTTCGGCTCGCCCCTGCCGGGCGTCCCCTTCGACAAGAAGCACGGCGTCATCCCGAACCACGAGGGCCAGGTGCTCGCGAAGGACTCCAACGACCGCGTCCCCGGCGTGTACGCGACCGGCTGGATCAAGCGCGGCCCGGTCGGTCTCATCGGCCACACGAAGTCCGACGCCATGGAGACCGTCCGTCACCTGATCAACGACCAGGGCTCGTGGTGGCACCCGGAAGACCCGTCCGAGGAGGCCATCCCGGCACTGCTCGCCGAGCGCGGCGTCGCCTGGACCGACCTGGACGGCTGGCACCGCCTCGACGAGCACGAGATCAGCCTCGGCGCGCCCCAGGAGCGGGCGCGCGTGAAGGTCGTCCCGCGCGAGGAGATGGTGCGCGTCTCCCGCGGCGAGTGA
- a CDS encoding alpha/beta hydrolase — protein MAEWIPDVLGDEFAQLTLDLGSDEQGPVVATLVRALPAPVPWWERARRRRPLLEGVDVLYIHGWSDYFFQKRLARFWTARGARFFALDLRKYGRSLREGQTPGYITDLSTYDEDIAAALDAMGRGEGGEESGRRLILLGHSTGGLTLSLWTARHPGAADALILNSPWLEFQFAPVRAAIAPMVEFQARIRPLDVAPQVDLGYYTRAQQEVADPDDPMEVNTAWRPVQTMAVYAGWLNAILTGHKAVAAGLDIAAPVCVLLSKRFVPPTRWSDELTSADSVLVVDDIARAALRLGSSVTVERIDGALHDVFLSRHEAREDAYRRLHRWVVGWRAAQT, from the coding sequence ATGGCCGAGTGGATCCCGGATGTGCTCGGAGACGAGTTCGCCCAGCTCACCCTCGACCTCGGCAGTGACGAGCAGGGCCCGGTGGTGGCCACCCTCGTGCGCGCGCTGCCGGCTCCGGTCCCGTGGTGGGAGCGCGCTCGGCGCCGTCGCCCGCTGCTCGAGGGCGTGGACGTGCTCTACATCCACGGGTGGTCGGACTACTTCTTCCAGAAGCGGTTGGCCCGATTCTGGACCGCTCGTGGTGCCCGCTTCTTCGCTCTCGACCTGCGCAAGTACGGGCGCAGTCTGCGCGAGGGCCAGACCCCGGGCTACATCACCGACCTGTCCACCTACGACGAGGACATCGCCGCGGCCCTGGACGCGATGGGGCGCGGCGAGGGCGGCGAGGAGAGCGGGCGACGCCTGATCCTGCTCGGACACTCGACCGGAGGGCTGACGCTGAGCCTGTGGACGGCCCGGCATCCCGGCGCGGCCGATGCCCTCATCCTGAACAGCCCCTGGCTCGAGTTCCAGTTCGCCCCCGTGCGCGCCGCGATCGCCCCGATGGTCGAGTTCCAAGCGCGGATCCGGCCGCTCGACGTCGCGCCGCAGGTCGACCTCGGCTACTACACGCGGGCGCAGCAGGAGGTGGCCGACCCGGACGACCCGATGGAGGTCAACACCGCGTGGCGTCCCGTGCAGACGATGGCCGTGTACGCCGGGTGGCTCAATGCGATCCTCACCGGGCACAAGGCCGTCGCCGCGGGTCTGGACATCGCGGCGCCGGTCTGCGTCCTTCTGTCGAAGCGGTTCGTGCCGCCGACCCGGTGGTCGGATGAGCTCACCTCCGCCGACTCCGTGCTCGTCGTCGACGACATCGCCCGCGCGGCCCTGCGGCTCGGCTCCTCCGTGACCGTCGAACGGATCGACGGCGCCCTGCACGACGTCTTCCTGTCCCGACATGAAGCCCGCGAGGACGCGTATCGTCGCCTGCACCGCTGGGTCGTCGGCTGGCGCGCCGCTCAGACGTAG
- a CDS encoding class I SAM-dependent methyltransferase — protein MTANDKNRADLGKDPARVSGMFDQVAAGYDRTNTAMTFGNDALWRAATTRAVAPKPGERILDLGAGTASSSASLARSGAQVVAADFSPGMLAEGQRRHGAMRNLSFVQADATALPFADDEFDAVTMSYALRNVNDPKKALRELYRVTKPGGRLVINEFSTPPGKLFRGAYRFYNAQVLPRVARVAGTNGDAYDYLNESIRDWPDQKRLSEWIREAGWQDVAYRNLTFGIVALHRARKPA, from the coding sequence GTGACCGCGAACGACAAGAACCGCGCCGATCTCGGCAAGGACCCCGCCCGCGTCAGCGGCATGTTCGACCAGGTCGCCGCCGGGTACGACCGCACGAACACCGCGATGACGTTCGGCAACGACGCGCTGTGGCGGGCCGCGACCACCCGCGCCGTCGCCCCGAAGCCGGGGGAGCGCATCCTCGATCTCGGAGCGGGCACGGCATCCTCCTCCGCCTCCCTCGCCCGCAGCGGCGCGCAGGTCGTCGCGGCGGACTTCTCGCCCGGCATGCTCGCCGAGGGTCAGCGCCGCCACGGGGCGATGCGCAACCTCTCCTTCGTGCAGGCGGATGCCACCGCCCTGCCGTTCGCGGACGACGAGTTCGACGCGGTGACGATGTCGTACGCGCTGCGCAACGTGAACGACCCGAAGAAGGCGCTGCGCGAGCTCTACCGGGTGACCAAGCCGGGCGGCCGCCTCGTCATCAACGAGTTCTCCACGCCTCCGGGGAAGCTGTTCCGCGGGGCCTACCGGTTCTACAACGCGCAGGTGCTCCCGCGCGTGGCCCGGGTCGCCGGAACGAACGGCGACGCCTACGACTATCTGAACGAGTCGATCCGCGACTGGCCCGACCAGAAGCGGCTGTCCGAATGGATCAGGGAGGCCGGCTGGCAGGATGTCGCCTACCGCAACCTCACCTTCGGCATCGTGGCCCTGCACCGGGCGCGCAAGCCCGCGTGA
- a CDS encoding polyphosphate kinase 2 family protein — protein MNAHTWTQNLRVRPGFRLADVDPDSKPGYDHGKSRGTADLEAGLERLNDLQERLFAESRVGTAQDAVLLVLQAMDSAGKGGIVRHVVGGVDPQGVALAAFKAPTAEERQHDFLWRVEKRLPEPGFIGVFDRSHYEDVLIGRVRQLADAPEIERRYDAINAFEERVAASGVRIVKVMLHISPEEQKARLMERLERPDKHWKYNPGDVDERMLWPQYMEAYQTVFDRTSTEAAPWYVVPANAKWYARLAVQELLLAALEDIDPQWPVADFDVEAEKKRLAAS, from the coding sequence ATGAACGCGCACACCTGGACGCAGAACCTGCGGGTGCGGCCCGGCTTCCGCCTCGCCGATGTCGATCCCGACAGCAAGCCCGGCTACGACCACGGCAAGTCCCGCGGCACGGCCGACCTCGAAGCCGGTCTCGAACGCCTGAACGACCTGCAGGAGCGGCTGTTCGCCGAGAGTCGGGTGGGCACGGCGCAGGACGCGGTGCTGCTCGTCCTGCAGGCGATGGACTCCGCAGGCAAGGGCGGCATCGTCCGGCACGTGGTCGGGGGCGTCGATCCGCAGGGCGTCGCGCTCGCCGCGTTCAAGGCGCCGACGGCGGAGGAGCGGCAGCACGACTTCCTGTGGCGCGTCGAGAAGAGGCTGCCGGAGCCCGGGTTCATCGGGGTCTTCGACCGCTCGCACTATGAGGACGTGCTCATCGGACGGGTGCGGCAGCTCGCCGACGCCCCCGAGATCGAGCGGCGCTACGACGCGATCAACGCGTTCGAGGAGCGCGTCGCGGCGTCCGGCGTCCGCATCGTCAAGGTCATGCTGCACATCTCCCCGGAGGAGCAGAAGGCGCGGCTGATGGAGCGCCTGGAGCGCCCGGACAAGCACTGGAAGTACAACCCGGGCGACGTCGACGAGCGGATGCTGTGGCCGCAGTACATGGAGGCGTACCAGACCGTCTTCGATCGCACGTCGACCGAGGCTGCGCCCTGGTACGTCGTGCCGGCGAACGCGAAGTGGTACGCGCGGCTGGCCGTGCAGGAGCTGCTGCTGGCCGCCCTCGAGGACATCGATCCGCAGTGGCCGGTCGCCGACTTCGACGTCGAGGCCGAGAAGAAGCGCCTCGCCGCGAGCTGA
- a CDS encoding GntR family transcriptional regulator, whose protein sequence is MAQIESKSIGENKQLLADEVFHHIGRLITEGEFAEGDRIRDVDVADELHVSRTPVREALQRLERLGLVTMYPSRYTEVTMVTPQVVAESLEFAGYQGGITARMAVPRLSAVQRERVQELIARMHDSLTDGASTARARWAVFAYLADHSGNRQHRMLIDDVAVAVTRNLRAWVVRPGDRERMRQVYADFAEAVRTGDGDEAERLARAMYYV, encoded by the coding sequence ATGGCGCAGATCGAGTCGAAGAGCATCGGAGAGAACAAGCAGCTGCTGGCGGATGAGGTGTTCCACCACATCGGGCGGCTGATCACGGAGGGAGAGTTCGCCGAGGGCGACCGGATCCGGGACGTCGACGTGGCGGACGAGCTCCACGTCTCGCGGACGCCGGTGCGCGAAGCACTGCAGCGCTTGGAGCGACTGGGACTGGTGACGATGTACCCGAGCCGGTACACGGAGGTGACGATGGTCACGCCGCAGGTGGTGGCCGAGTCGCTGGAGTTCGCCGGCTACCAGGGAGGCATCACGGCCCGGATGGCGGTGCCGCGACTCAGCGCGGTCCAGCGCGAGCGGGTGCAGGAGCTCATCGCTCGAATGCACGACTCGCTCACCGACGGCGCGTCCACGGCACGGGCGCGATGGGCGGTCTTCGCCTACCTCGCCGACCACAGCGGGAACCGTCAGCACCGGATGCTCATCGACGATGTCGCCGTCGCGGTGACCCGGAACCTGCGCGCCTGGGTGGTGCGCCCCGGCGATCGCGAGCGGATGCGACAGGTGTATGCCGACTTCGCCGAAGCGGTGCGCACCGGCGACGGCGACGAGGCGGAGCGCCTTGCGCGCGCGATGTACTACGTCTGA
- a CDS encoding DUF402 domain-containing protein, translated as MSDARPAAGAEMIFQWRKWDGSPHWRHECVYLGADRWGDWVGQPTGWHSARPGAEFHAATPNVTLVPPSADFALTVNRRHPRGMRVYIDLGWDVRWSDDPLLATGIDMDLDVVRVEGERGTWVDDRDEWAEHSARYGYPAPVMRHLEELALDLETRVRERTAPFDDATADPWLDRLEALDLAPRLDA; from the coding sequence ATGAGCGATGCGCGTCCCGCAGCCGGTGCCGAGATGATCTTCCAGTGGCGCAAGTGGGACGGTTCGCCGCACTGGCGCCACGAGTGCGTGTACCTCGGTGCCGACCGGTGGGGCGACTGGGTGGGGCAGCCCACCGGCTGGCACAGCGCCCGCCCGGGGGCGGAGTTCCACGCGGCCACGCCGAACGTCACCCTCGTCCCGCCGAGCGCCGACTTCGCGCTCACCGTCAATCGCCGGCACCCCCGGGGGATGCGTGTCTACATCGACCTCGGGTGGGACGTGCGGTGGTCGGACGACCCGCTGCTCGCGACGGGCATCGACATGGACCTCGACGTCGTCCGTGTGGAGGGCGAGCGCGGCACCTGGGTCGACGACCGCGACGAGTGGGCGGAGCACAGCGCCCGTTACGGCTACCCGGCCCCCGTCATGCGGCATCTGGAGGAGCTGGCGCTCGACCTCGAGACGAGGGTCAGGGAACGCACGGCGCCGTTCGACGACGCCACGGCCGATCCCTGGCTGGACCGACTCGAAGCGCTGGACCTCGCGCCTAGACTGGACGCGTGA
- a CDS encoding isochorismate synthase, with translation MQHTPLVVETREIDPVEDLLSFADPARPLAWFRRGDGIVAVGEPVAELRPSAEEGRTRAETLAALWKGLAAAAEVSDPLRLPGTGLVAFGAFTFDEDSRADSVLVIPSRILGRHGDRFWETRIHRSDDERAPGAVEAAEYGPHWAGTVGPGAQSPQGYQDAVRGALARIADGELSKVVLARDLQGTIPAGSDLRRLVRALATGYPDTWVFAVDGLIGASPETLVTVQDRTVTARVLAGTIGRGADADADTAASAHLASSTKDLDEHQYAVQSVLASLRPYTRALAASEQPFLLKLPNLFHLATDVEGELENGRSALDLVRALHPTAAVAGTPTPTAIAAIRELEPFDRERYAGPVGWVDADGNGEWAIALRCAQFTTTDDAIAVTAYAGAGIVAGSDPESELLETRVKFRPLVDALA, from the coding sequence GTGCAGCACACCCCCCTGGTCGTGGAGACCCGAGAGATCGATCCGGTCGAAGACCTCCTCTCCTTCGCGGACCCCGCCCGCCCGCTCGCCTGGTTCCGCCGCGGCGACGGGATCGTGGCGGTGGGTGAGCCGGTCGCCGAGCTCCGCCCGTCGGCCGAGGAGGGGCGCACCCGCGCCGAGACCCTCGCGGCGCTCTGGAAGGGGCTCGCGGCGGCGGCCGAGGTCTCCGACCCGCTGCGACTCCCCGGGACCGGACTCGTCGCGTTCGGGGCCTTCACCTTCGACGAGGACTCGCGCGCCGACAGCGTGCTCGTCATCCCGTCGCGGATCCTCGGCCGCCACGGCGACCGCTTCTGGGAGACCCGCATCCACCGCTCCGACGACGAGCGTGCGCCGGGTGCCGTCGAGGCCGCGGAGTACGGACCGCATTGGGCGGGCACCGTGGGCCCCGGAGCGCAGAGCCCCCAGGGCTACCAGGACGCCGTGCGGGGTGCGCTGGCGCGCATCGCGGACGGCGAGCTCAGCAAGGTCGTCCTCGCGCGCGACCTCCAGGGCACCATCCCCGCGGGCTCCGACCTGCGGCGACTCGTCCGCGCGCTCGCCACCGGATACCCGGACACCTGGGTCTTCGCGGTCGACGGACTCATCGGCGCGAGCCCGGAGACCCTCGTCACAGTGCAGGACCGGACGGTGACCGCTCGTGTGCTCGCCGGAACGATCGGGCGCGGGGCCGACGCCGACGCGGACACCGCCGCCTCCGCGCACCTCGCCTCCAGCACCAAGGACCTCGACGAGCACCAGTACGCCGTGCAGAGCGTGCTCGCGTCCCTCCGCCCGTACACCAGGGCCCTGGCGGCGAGCGAGCAGCCCTTCCTGCTCAAGCTGCCCAACCTCTTCCACCTCGCGACCGATGTGGAAGGCGAGCTGGAGAACGGCCGCTCGGCCCTCGACCTCGTGCGCGCACTCCACCCGACCGCGGCCGTCGCCGGCACCCCGACACCGACGGCCATCGCCGCCATCCGGGAGCTCGAACCGTTCGACCGCGAGCGCTACGCCGGACCGGTCGGCTGGGTCGACGCGGACGGCAACGGCGAGTGGGCCATCGCCCTGCGGTGCGCGCAGTTCACGACGACGGACGACGCGATCGCGGTCACCGCCTACGCCGGGGCCGGGATCGTCGCCGGATCCGATCCCGAGAGCGAGCTCCTCGAGACCCGGGTGAAGTTCCGCCCGCTCGTCGACGCGCTGGCCTGA
- a CDS encoding PLD nuclease N-terminal domain-containing protein: MARLLIVGGFLAAVFWVYSIVDCAVQPATRHRGVPKAAWVAIVVLIPVIGGILWFVIGRRRANDQGVPRTVAPDDDPAFLRSISKAEQDARIRRLEEELARLDEETDEPPAADPRP, encoded by the coding sequence GTGGCGAGACTACTGATCGTCGGCGGCTTCCTCGCCGCCGTGTTCTGGGTGTACAGCATCGTCGACTGTGCCGTGCAGCCGGCGACGCGGCACCGGGGCGTGCCCAAGGCCGCCTGGGTCGCCATCGTCGTCCTCATCCCCGTCATCGGCGGGATCCTCTGGTTCGTCATCGGCCGTCGCCGGGCGAACGACCAGGGCGTGCCGCGCACCGTCGCTCCCGACGACGACCCCGCGTTCCTCCGCAGCATCAGCAAGGCGGAGCAGGACGCCCGCATCCGTCGTCTCGAGGAGGAGCTCGCGCGGCTCGACGAGGAGACCGACGAGCCGCCCGCCGCGGATCCGCGCCCGTGA